The region ccagagtctggtgtgatcgcccaaatcactatagggggaagtagacgggcagctccgtttcccccatgtagaacccgcatgacttatttgttaggccctgttgcaatctgaagtatatttaaatagttaataaagtggccctttgtaccatatgcccttgcctgtgtctttattggggggtgctggatAAATTTTAACTCTGTTCTGGATGGTTAATGTACTTTTGTGGGGGAAGAGAACCTTTAAAAAGCAATGAAATCATTTGCCTTCCTTTCAACATCTGGGCCACTTCTTTTCCAATGAGTCACTCCAAGTCTACATCTCTCTGTTCCACTAATGACTTAGAGCAGTGTTAGTCAACCATGGAATTATGACCCCAATTGTGTCATGGAGCTACATTTGTAGatacccaatctcgtctgatcttggaagctaagcagaatcaggcctggttagtacttagatgggagaccacctgggaataccgggtgctgtaggcttataccatagtcttttgagactgaaggttgccaaccagcaagaTAAGGGAACCAAAAGGGCCACCGATCATGCCAAGTCATACTGTTGAGGTGGCATGGTGCACTATGGGGGCGCAGAGGGTTACATACGGGCCAACATTCCACATGTGAAGGTATTTATGCATTGCTTGCATACTGGGATTGTCACTGAGCCTTGTTCCACTGTTAGACTGTGCTGTCTGCTACATGCTATTCTGTGCTACTCTGCAGTAGCCTGTCCAACACTGATGAAAAGTTAAGGGGATGTATTATCTTAACAGGTAAAAACACTTATGCTAAGTTCTAAAAGTGTCTTCCTCACTGTGGTGGTCAGAGAGTGGGTGGCGACAGGAGCAGGGGTGAGCAGATTGGATCCCAGGGGGGTGGGTCCCCAgcttaatatttatttgtttgtttgtctattggggtcatggcacagaaaatgttgaagaccactaaGTTAGAGGGAAAAGTGAAGTTTTTAAATGACAATCATGTTTTCTTTTGCCATGCCAGAAAGAAGCATAACCTGGCAGGTGATTTCACCccatccacctcccttccctgtaATTATCATACTGATTATGATTACCAGTCTACTCACTGTGAAAGCTCCCAAAGGGGCCTAGTGACCACCagcaaaacaaatttaaaacagaaaaaataccCCAGACTGTGTTGAACAGCATAAATACTTCCCATATTAttcagaaaaaaagcagcaagacTTTATCATTCTGATACCTAATAATTCACGATTTCACATTATTGCATAATTCACGTTTATGCCATATAAGCTGCAGAACAGCTTAGCCAACAACTGAACTGATGCTTAAAGCAGGCGGATGTATTCTGGGAGACTCAAGGTGATGAGGCGACCGTGCAACTTATGTTTTCAGAAAAGATTTGCATTAAAGATGACGGTATTGCTTATCTTGTGTTCTTACACGGCGTGTAAGAATCAAGTCTTCAACTGCATGATGAGTGATCCTCTGGCTATTCCCAACAGGTATTTTCAACCAGGTGACCTCATCATTGGTGGCATTGCTTCTCAACTCATGATGCCTTTTGAGCCGAATAACTTCAGCGCTCACCCCCTTCAATCCGTGGTTGGTGAACTCATGTAAGATATCATTTTACACTTCCTTCCTGCTTCCATCCTGCTTCCTTCACATAacctgtgcagtgcaatcctatgttgcgctggaacaggcaggccaggaggcctgtgctgtatccagcataagataggtgcccaaagaggctcagctggaggtaaggggaagctcttccctttatccccaggtaaaccacttcagccccaatgagtctcctcagacttgccctGCTTCCTACTCCCCACCGGCCTGTCCCCGGGACCACCAGCCCTCACaccgccccaaaatgcctccctcccacctcctccccgccctccccagagccttgtgtcggccaagctcggccaacacaaggctgcTCCATGAAGGAGGAGGGATTGTGCTCTAATTCTCCTTAATGGAATCAGTGACAACAATGCAAGGACTGATTGTCTACTTAGGTTGTAAATGAGATCACACTTAAAGAAACTGTTGCTTGTGGTATCACTGTCAAGGAAGAAATGCAACCAAGAGGGTGTTGCTATTGGCTAGAAATGACATGTTTCTATAGGGAAAAAAATACCTGAGAAGCCTGAATATCTTCTGGGTTGGATCCTAAAAAGTCATGTTCAGATGAATGAGAATTAAAATAGTCACACTTATTTATTCCAATGGTGCTTCTTATTATTTTTTCACatctttataccaccctttctccaacaaactcagggtggtttacaaagTACCTCCCTTTTTACCTCCCAAAGTACCATCCTAGCTGCAGCCCACTGCTACTAGAAAATAGCATATTTGTTGTGCTGTTGAAACTGCCATGTTCAAagaacaggtgtgtgtgtgtgtgtgtgtgtgtgtgtgtgtgtgtgtgtgtgtatgtatgtatgtatgtatttttttcaaTAGAATAAGAAGCAGCAATTTGACCATGAACGAGCACATGAGTAGCACTATATAATAAATAACAACTGGTCATGCATTTCTCTGAGATGGGCTATTTTTAGCATGTGTGAGACTTAAATAATTACAAATCACATGGTCAAGCACATGAAGAttgatattttgcatttttttccttgtgcATGTGTACAATGTTAATGTAGTGTGGGGGGAAACATGGTACTAAAATGAAGAATTCTGATATATTCTTATTCTAAGTGCATATTTAATGGTGATGATACTGTATAGTGAGTGCCATTATCTGAACAAAAATTCAGCAACAGTGATTCATGTAAGTGCTGGATGTGTCTGTAACatgtgacttttttaaaaataaaacaaaaggatACTGGCTAAGAACTACCAGCATACTCTGGCCTTggtatttgctgtgaaggagataaatgaaaaCTGCCAGATCTTACCCAATATTACTTTGGGCTTCAGCATCTATGACAGCTACCTGAGTCCAAGGTGGACCTATCGTGCCACAGTGGAACTTCTCTCCACACAGGACAGATTTCTCCCCAACTACAAGTGTGGAACTCAAAACAACCTTATATCAGTCATTGGGGGTCTTTACTATTTAACCCCTGTCTTCATAGCACAAGTCCTGGGCATGTACAAAGTGCCACAGGTAAGTTGCGTTGAATCAGCAGTGAAATTGTATGAGGTGTTCACAATGTCTTTAGCTGTCTATCTCTCACTACCTTGCATGGAACAAGAGAGAAGAATGTTTGAAAGACATTTAGGGACATATGCATGTGTTACTGTTAATAAAGCAAAGCCACTGTATTCAAGAATTAAAGGTCTCATCCTACCCTCTGCCAACCGAGAGCATGGAGTGACACCAACagagcatgtactgcatgctGGGGATGGGGGAGTGGCCAGTCAGCACAGGTGTGATAagtgaaaaaaaactttttacttacctctccataggctgcctggtctccaatggatCTCCTAAGAACTATGCTGGGTTTTTGGATGGTGTCAACCTGAGGGTATTCCCAGGGGCATGAAGTGGGATTAGATCTCAGAGTGTGTGGATGCCACCAAGACCTTCCCTCTTCCACTACCAAACTACCTCTGGCCGAGCCCTATCCCTGCCCCACTGTGTACATGATCCTCTCCTGAATTGCTCTTGCCATCAACCTGCCTGCTCTTGCAGAGGTTTGGTGGCCCATTGCTGCTGTTGATGGGTAGCCTGGCTCCCATGCAATCGACAGTAAGCTGCTTGCTAACAGAGTGTCCTTTGAGATGGTGGGTCTGGGCTTATGCTGATGGATTGCATAAGGCCATCAGGGCGAAACCATGACAAGATTGGACAGTAAGTCTTTACAGGTGGCGTTTGTGAACAATCATTACAGTTGAGAAAGTATATCAGTCCATTCTCCTATTTCATTGTGAACATATTTTTCTAAATCACACTCCATATAACCATCTGACTTCTCTTTCCATAGTTTACATATGGTTCTGCTCCAGCAAAGGACAAAATTGAAAGTAGTTCTTTCTACCAAATGGTCCCGAATGAAAGCTACCAATATCAAGGGATTGTCCAACTACTTCTGCATTTTGGGTGGACATGGATTGGGGTCCTTGCTGATGACACTGACAAAGGGGATAGGTTTGTGCAGAGCATAATTTCAGAGTTTATTCCAAGGGGCATCTGTTTCGACTTCTTAGAAAGAGTTGAGACAATGTATGTCAGTCGCGTTTTTGAGACGCTGAATTGGATGCTGAAAATATACATCATCATAATGAAGAGCAAAGCCAATGCCTTGGTGATCTATGAAGAAACAATAATGCATTTGAGATTGTTGCTCTATCTGCCCAAAATGGGATGGACACCAATGGAGCTTAAAGGCAAAGTATGGATTATGACCGTTCAAATGGAGCTCACAACACTGACTTTACAAAGGACCTGGGATATACAAGACATTCATGGGGCTCTGTCCTTCAGCATTCACTCAAACAAACTATTTGGATTCCAAAATTTTCTTCAGAGCAGAAACCCTTTCCTCACAAAGGAAGATGGTTTTATCAGGGACTTCTGGGAACAGAGTTTTGAGTGTGGATTTCCAAAACCATTCAGTGGGGATGATGAAGCAGAGAAAACCTGCACTGGAGAAGAGAAACTAGAGGATCTTCCTGGAGCTTTTTTTGAAGTGcacatgactggccacagctacaacATTTATAATGCTGTGTAtactgtagcacatgctttacataccATGCAATCATGCCAACCAAAATGCCAAAGAATATTGAATGGAGGAAGAAGGACTGCTGAAGATTATCAGCCCTGGAAGGTAATGACCTAGGATGGATCAAATTGGTTTATGTAACAGCAATGCATattaaaaaagtattttcttcACAAGTTTTCATGAATTTGGCATCTCAGCTTTCTTAttctgaacattttaaaaatgttttgttgcTTGTTCCAACACATTATAGCTTGTACCTGaagcatttcaatattttttaaaggaatgatAAAAGCTAACATGTTTGCATAAGCTCAAGTAATCGAGTTATAAGAATTCTACCAATAATATTACAATCCAGCTAGATCCATTACTTCCCATCCCACACAAGACCTCAGATGGTCAATCTGAGTTACTGGCACTCTAAACAGCAGATGTGGGCCACCCCCTTTGTCACTTATTTGGACAAATTTGGTGGAATGACTCTGATATTTGTACCTCCGGTACATTATAACGCAAGTATAACCCCCTGGAATTTTCCATTCCTAGATTCTCTTTTTCCTTGTTAGAAGATGTCTTCTGACTATGATCAGAACTAAAGAGATTCTACCAGTAAATTGAGTGCTTTCCCACTTTCTTGTTTGTCCAAcatggtgtggaagggattgtcacccccgaatcggccttttcagccacactagatgctgttccagaaccaccattcacagcgcgataccatagtctttcgagactgaaggttgccaacagactgtTTGTCCAACATATACTTGCTATCTTGAAAGTGGCCCTTTCTCAGGCATGTGTTTTATTAACTGTAGGACATTCTTCCAGTCTGTCAAcacaatgtctactcagaagtaagtcccattgtgttcagtgaggcttactcccaggaaagtgtataggattgcagcctgaatcagaaCAACTGCTTCTTCACTCTTGTTGTTATATGTTCCTGCCCCAAATCTTGAGTCGCCAACCATGGTTGAAGATATTCCTGAAGATTTTGTTAGTTTGTTTTGTTCCCAGCATGATGCAATGTTGTCAAATCAAAGTAACCCTATCAAAATCTCCAAAATagttttcagtagtcacctgaagattgatgctgattcctagagaCCCCATCCAAACGTGAAGGGCTGCCAACGCTACCTTGACCTCTGTCGCCCATTTAGCCTGActaatatataaaacaatacaTTTGTCAACTATAAAAATTCATGTTCCTATAGctatcagttttattttttattcccaGAATTTTAATCCTTCACAGTGTTTGTTTGTGGCATTTGCTGTACTGTACCAGATAGTGTTGgtccgaaagaaagaaagaaagaaagaaagaaagaaagaaagaaagaaagaaagaaagaaagaaagaaagaaagaaagaaagaaagaaagaaagtctaaaagacagagcccaatcctaaccaattttccacgcctcaatgcagcagcaccaaaatgacctccactgtattcagtgtggaaagaggggctgctggaggtcccgtgaggaaaggggacattcatccctttcccaCAGCAtatgccccagcagctgcaatggcacaagtctgaacaGCCCTGTGTAAATCAATCAGGGCtaagaaggggaataggatatgatgGTAGACCCAGTCACCATTCtcacccctgccccaccttccctccaccgTCACCCTACCTCTGTTCTCCCCTCCTCCTACCCCTCTGCTGACCTGCAGAGAGCCTCCTTGCTCCAATGGGTGCAGGCCTTCGACTGGTGCCAGCAGGGTGGCAAAGGCCTTTCCGCCAGTGCCACAATCCTCCGTGCTGCTGCAACATGCCTCATGAcactgtttgtgacagtgtgcacgcTTATCCTGCTGTTGGTAACTggctttggattgggcccttatgtacAATCATAACCTATGGTTAGCTGAGAGAGAAAAATATGCTGGAAAATTTAAACTGGGTCCATGAATCAACCTTTAATGAGCTTTCAGATAAAGAGGTATTAAGAACAAATGTAAGGGTGAACAACATTTCTACAAGGAGTAGAGCTAAGAAAGCTATCAGAACTCGAAGAACGGCTGCCCTGTGTATAAAATCCCAGAGCTAAATGGGAAAGCGGCCTGACTCTGTCATGCTTAAATGGTCTCCACCTACATCTCTGTACACACCTTTGTGCTTCTCTTTTCACTATAGCTCAACCAATTTCTGAAGCACGTGTCATTCAACAACAGTGCAGGGGAAAAGGTTTCCTTTGACAAAAACCGGGAATCGGTCACTGGATTTGATATTataaactgggtcactttcccaaaCCAGACCTTTCAGAGAGTAAAAGTTGGGAAGCTGGATCTTCAAGCCATTTCCCCTGATCAAGTGTTCACCATTCATGAGGAtgccatcacatggcacagcagTTTTAACCAGGTAGGACCTGACAGCAGGCAACATGAAAAGTATTCCAATTCTGAATGCATATCAAGTCTCAGGCCCAAACTGCATGTTACTTTACCCTGCTTTTACATgcttgagtttaaaaaaaaataaaatcagaatcttagggccaaatcctatccaatcttccagtgccagtacagttgtgtcaatggggtgtgccctgcttcctgtgatgggtaggcagacacagaggcctcctcaagctatggggacatttgttcccttaccttggagctgcattgcccttatgctggtgctggaaagtggattaggattgcacccttattagAAAACATGAAAATAACAATTGAATAACAATGAATTGGTCAAATTCATACTGCAGTCCTAACATAATACCTCTCTCAACTTCTCTGGTGCTTCCATTGGCACTCATGGGAGCCTCTTTCCTAGAACTTAGAGCTGCTCTAAGATTCAtagcatggttggttggcaaccttcagtctcgaaagactatggtataagcctacagcactcggtattcccaagcggtctcccatccaagtactaaccaggcctgactctgcttagtttctgagatcagacaagattgagcacgtgcagggtaacagtaaaaTATCAATAGGATATtattctcaaggtatggaacatCGACTCCTGCCTTTGTCAACCAAAGTGAGAAATTCTAGTGGTTTGCTAATCACACAGTGGAAATAATCAACGAAACCTTCCTTGTTCACAGCTTTGGAGAATCTCAAGACCATaattccagtagtgtagctggggggagggcaaatCAGTAAGTCCTGCTGGTACTGCAACCTGAtgcgtaagtggcccctcccacctactgtcagagccattctgggcagcgacaatGTTCACAAAACACAGTTCGGTTTggtgagcacctgcacattgctgtcaccgCCCCAAATGATTCTGCTGATAAGGGGGAGGGGCGGCTAACATGCCACatggtggcacctgcagtacttcctGTTTTACCCCCCCACCTATGTTACTGCACAATTCTGTGTCAAATGCCCACATACTTTAGATCCACCTGGTAAAATTCTATTTCTTCCACGAATGGAGCAGGCGCTGCCACTTTCTGTCTGTACTGACAGCTGCCATCCTGGCCACAGCAGGAGAAAACAAGAGGGGAAGCCATTTTGTTGTTTCTATTGCATTCCATGCCCAGAAGGGAAAATGTCGAGCAAGAAGGGTAAGAGATCCAAAGTGCATGTTATATACTGCTCCCAAGGAACACACAATACAGATATATGTACATACTTTGGTGTTAGAATTTGCTAGCCTAATCCAAATAAGAATATCTCCAAATGAAACACTTCAAGTTTTCCCATGGCGCTGATTGGCAACAGTTAGCATAGGAGGTAAAGGGATACATTCAAAAATATCACCAATCAGGCCACTGAGTAGCAAATTGCTTCCCTAAATTGTAGCATTCATATTGCAGTAATCCTTACAAACAAGGTTTGTCACCATTGCACCCCACAGAGGGTTAGGCAATACAGTCAGACCTTAGTGCCTCCAttaacatagggtgcaatcctaactggcagttatgccagtataggtggccctggagggtcacaaatgtgccgtaaagcacatttgcgcctccttaggcgggagctgcattggtgcattcagatgcgctgacgTGTGGATGGAGGCAAAAGCCTCCGCCACGGCTCCCAtgctgccgcttgtgtcggcacaagTGCGCCAACATAAGTAGCAAAGGTAGGCAAGGGTGCGTGGGGAGGGCGGGTCTGGGGGTGGGTGCGCGTGGAGCCGGGGGTAGGGCTgggaaccggcagttatgccagatcccaacccccgtccccagggcgagtggagcagcttcaagccgcttcgctctcctcagacttgcaccacctctggaagtgacgcaggtccaaggagacccataggggtgtgcagcccttacccacaggtaaggggaagagcttccccttgcctgtggctgagccgctgctcgctgcaatcccgtgttggatgcagcgcaagcctcctggcttgcctgctccagcacgggttaggattgctcccatagaCTCCTTGACTAGATTTGGCCATAGATTTGTTAAAGGACACTACAATTGGGGATCCTTCTTTTGGATTGCTATCAACTTTGTTTACCTCAAGGCAGGAAACTCCCATGATGTGAATTTTGTTCACAAATTGAAATATGCTATTCAAGTACAGTACTCATTTGATTCCaataaatgagagagagagagagagagagagagagagagagagagagagagagagagagaggtgttctCCAAAGTCAATGAACTAAGTGTGGTTGGGGTGAttgttctaaatcagtggttctcacacatttagcaccaggacccactttttagaaagagaatttgtcagggcccaccagaagtgatgtcatgactggaagtgacatcatcaagcaggaaaacatttaacaatcttgggctgcaatcccacccacacttacccacaggagtaagtctcattgactatcattgttaaaagaatatacatcctagcttgttcaaagtacaggtctgtaacatttccccaaatgcagtcacataccatgggagcatcaagtctaatatatacaaaataaaatattgaaatgaatggggacccacctgaaattggctcgcgatccacttAGTgagtctggacccacagtttgagaaacactgctgtaatgaACCAAAGTTATGGCCTTATTTGAGACCAGTGTGATCTGAGAGCTCTTGCCATCAAATGTCCTGGGTAAGGCCAGATTCATACTGTCCTCACTCAGCACCATGTAAACATGTAAACAAATGTGTTTCTCCAAAGAAAAAAAGCTGTTCAGGCAACACATAATTATGGGTATGGACATGAAATTACATTTACTCTTCAATAATTTTGTTCATCGGGCTACAGCTGGGAACCAGAAACAGGATGCTTGAGGGTAAAAGTCTTTTAACATTGCTGATTAACTGCACATGGCCAATCACTGGCTATCCTACCCCATCTCTGTTGTAATTTTTTTATATCATTGGATACAAGGCAATATCTGCAAGAAAAAATTTGGGGAGAAATTTGGgaataaaattaaaatggaatCTTTTAATTTTTAGACATGGATGAATGtatcaaatgcccagaagattaTTATCCAAACAAAGGCCATGATTTTTGCATTTCTAAGAGAGTAACATTCTTATCATATGAAGAAACTCTGGGAATCACTTTAGCTATTTTGGCTTTCATATTTTCTTTGGTAACAGCCTTGATTATAGGAACCTTTGTGAGATACCAcgatactcccattgtcaaagccaacaaccaggaTCTC is a window of Tiliqua scincoides isolate rTilSci1 chromosome 5, rTilSci1.hap2, whole genome shotgun sequence DNA encoding:
- the LOC136653339 gene encoding vomeronasal type-2 receptor 26-like; its protein translation is MTVLLILCSYTACKNQVFNCMMSDPLAIPNRYFQPGDLIIGGIASQLMMPFEPNNFSAHPLQSVVGELMILAKNYQHTLALVFAVKEINENCQILPNITLGFSIYDSYLSPRWTYRATVELLSTQDRFLPNYKCGTQNNLISVIGGLYYLTPVFIAQVLGMYKVPQFTYGSAPAKDKIESSSFYQMVPNESYQYQGIVQLLLHFGWTWIGVLADDTDKGDRFVQSIISEFIPRGICFDFLERVETMYVSRVFETLNWMLKIYIIIMKSKANALVIYEETIMHLRLLLYLPKMGWTPMELKGKVWIMTVQMELTTLTLQRTWDIQDIHGALSFSIHSNKLFGFQNFLQSRNPFLTKEDGFIRDFWEQSFECGFPKPFSGDDEAEKTCTGEEKLEDLPGAFFEVHMTGHSYNIYNAVYTVAHALHTMQSCQPKCQRILNGGRRTAEDYQPWKLNQFLKHVSFNNSAGEKVSFDKNRESVTGFDIINWVTFPNQTFQRVKVGKLDLQAISPDQVFTIHEDAITWHSSFNQALPLSVCTDSCHPGHSRRKQEGKPFCCFYCIPCPEGKMSSKKDMDECIKCPEDYYPNKGHDFCISKRVTFLSYEETLGITLAILAFIFSLVTALIIGTFVRYHDTPIVKANNQDLTYTLLISLLLCFLCTLLFIGHPEKMMCLIRQISFGLVFSVAVSCVLAKTITVVLAFMATKPGSRMRKWVGKRLANTIVLFCSFIQVGISTVWLATSPPFPDVDMHSMAEEIVLECNEGSVTMFYCVLGYMGFLAIVSFFVAFLARNLPDSFNEAKFITFSMLVFCSVWLSFVPTYLSSKGKSMVAVEIFSILASGAGLLGCIFFPKCYIIIMRPELNNRDQLIRRH